ACGTTCACCCTAATTATCATATTGCTTGGAATGCCCTTGCTAGAGGACATATTCAGGGAATATGGGACCGCAGGGAAATGAGTAAAAATGTGTATCAATCCCTCTTGACCATGGGGGGTAGAAACCTCTACTACCGTTAGCGGGTGTTTTTTTCGACACATCTACGGATTGTCCAAAACCATTTGGTGGGTTAAAGAAGAGAAGTTCTTTGTCCATTTTGTCAAATGCGTGTTCAAACTGTTTGTTATTTGGCGCAGTTGAAAGCTTTAGCCATTACTGCCATTTGATGGCAACCAACAGAAAATAATTCAGAGGTTCATATAATGTTGAATATTAAAGAGCTACTTGAAGAAATTAAAGCTTCTCCCTACGAAGAAGTTGAAATTTCCGTTCCACATACTGGAAAAATTGAGTTTTGTGGTCTTAAAGCCGGTGATAAAGTAAGCGGGCCTACTGGGGAATGGAAAGAAAAATCAGGAACCGCACTTGCTAAGTTGACCAGAGAAAGAAATACCAAAAATATTTATGCTCCTGAAAAGGGAGAAATTGTTTCGATTAGACAGGACCTTGAAGGCCAGTTTGTTGAAGCAGGTGAAGTTCTTATCAAGATTCGTCATTTTCTATCTAAGGAAGAAGTGATACATCTTATTTTGAAGAAAGCTCTTTTTCTTTTTAATTCTCCTGAAAAGGCTAAATATTATTTTACGCCTGAAATTGATACAAAGATTAAAGGGTCTGGCGAACGCTCTGTTAAAGTTCGTGACGGCCTTGAGCTTTTTATTGTTTCGCGCATGAAAAGAGAAACCCCTTTGAATTATGCAGGGCCTGAAGGTCTTATTTATGCAGTTTATTTTCATAATGGAGATAATGTTGATGCCGGCCAGCCTCTTATCGGAGTTTGTCCTGCTGATCAGCTCAAGCATATTCAAGAAGTTGTAAACCGCGTTCAAAGTGAGTGGGAAGAAAGAGACTAATCATTCTATTTTTAAATCTAAGAGGATTATTCGTATGGGAAATGTACTTCAGATAAGAGTCATGGCTAAAACTTACGATGAATCTCAGGTTGAAAAATCATGGCCGCATTTAGTGGCAATGACATGGGCTGATCCCCGGGCAGAAGGGCGGACGCATGGAGTGATTGAGCTGGTTGAAGATCTTAAAGATAAATTTGAGCTTGGTATGCTGTCTAAGACAGAAGAACAAGAGCTTGGAGATTCTATAAAGAAGGCTTTTAATTTCAAGTTGCAACTTGAAGATGCTCTTGGTGACTGGAAAGCAACTGAAGCTAACACAGTAAGTTTTGCTCTTGAAGATTTGCTGGATGATTTAGAGAAGCAAGCTGTTAAAATTAAATAACTATACGGACATTAAATATAAAGGAGTCGCAAATGGCTGGAAGCATGAACAAGGTTATTCTGATTGGGCGCATTGGACAAGATCCTAAAATTTCATACACAACCTCTGGCCAAGCTGTGGCTAGTTTTTCCGTTGCCACTGATGAAGGATATAAAGATCGTAATTCAGGGCAGAAAGTTGAAAAAACTGAATGGCATAATATTGTAGCATGGCGTGGTACTGCAGAGTTTGTAAGTAAATATCTTAGCAAAGGCCGCTTGGTTATGGTTGAAGGTAAACTGCAAACTGATAAATGGCAGGATAAGAACGGACAGGATCGCTACACAACTAAGATTCAGGCTAGCAATGTTCAAGGTCTAGACAGCCGTCAGAGTGATGGTGGGTACCAGGGACAGCAGCAGGTGCAACAGCAGGGACAGTATAATCAGCAACCTCAGCAAAATCAGCAGAATCAGTACAACCAACAGCCTCAGCAGAATTCTTATAACAATGCTCCGCAGCAGCAGAACGGCGGCCCGCAGGAAGAAGATCTTGGACCTGCCTTTCCTTCTGAAGCAAGCGGAATGGATGAAGTTCCTTTCTGATTTGTCGTGTGTAGAGAGTGTCCAGTTACTGACGGGAGGATTGCTTTTAATCCTTGAACTGGTAGGCCGTATAAGATTTTATGGAGTGGTTTTAACCACTCCTTTTTTTTTGACTAATCAGTGAGATTTTTTGTGTGTTTTGAGTTGTACTGATTTTTCGATTACATACTGTGATAATGATCGTAATTATGAATATGAGGTGTGGCTGTCTCGGTGGAAGTGAATTGCTACATAAATAACGGACAGCCAGTTTTAGATTAGGCAGCTAGTTTTTGTTTACGGTAATATTCCTGTTCAAATTGTTCCGGTGAAACATAACCGATACTGGCATGTCTTCGTTTCCTGTTGTAGAAAATTTCAAGGTAGATAAATATATCCTGCTTTGCTTGTTCTCTGGTTTTGTACATCGTACGATAAACACGTTCCCTTTTCCGTTTATTGAAAAAAGTCTCTGCGACAGCATTATCCTAACAGTTTCCCCTACGACTCATACTGCTTATACAGCCGAATCTGCGAAGAGCCTATGAAAAAGAAGTGCTGGTGTACTGACTCCCTTGGTCAGTGTGAAAAAGCACATTTCCCGAAGGCCGTCTGTTGCTGATCGCCATATTTAAAGCCTTACAAGCCAACTCTGCATCAACACGGTTAGACATAGCCCAACCCATTATTTTTCTGGAAAAGATATCCTGCACAACGGCAAGGTAGAGCCAGCCTTCTCTTGTCGAGATGTATGTTATATCTGAAACCCATTTCTGGTTTGGCTCGAGAGCCGTAAAGTTACGAGAAAGAACATTTGGAATGACACTCTTATTTTTAGGATTTCATTTTTCATGCGAAGACGGGAATTTTTCTCGTGTACTTTTTTCATTTCATCGGAAGCTGAAATGTTTTGAAATTGAGGTGGAACATCCTTTAATTTGCTATATTTTTTAGACCATTGCCGGATTGACCACGAACTACAACTAAGCTGATCCGCTGCTTCATTAAAAGAATATCCTAGATCAGTAACTAGTTTAACGGCAGATTTCTTAAATTCTTATGAATACTTTTGCTTACTCATGAGCGTTTCTCCTGCATGAGCTGAGCTTAACCTCTCGGGCTGTGTCCGTCATCTATAGAGCAGTTCAGTAGTCTTAGCCTTATCTACAGCCAGACTCTTTAGCCCACTCTAGATCCCCGAGCAATTCTGGCAGCAGCATCTTTTTCTGAATCAAGCTGCTCAACTGGCACATAAATAGTCAGATAATCATTTTATTTAGATGTAGAACTTTTTTTATCAAAGAAGTTTTATCATAACGCCTTGGGTAACTAAGAACTATATCAATCACATTCTGTGTATGGATATTGACCTCAGTACTAACTGATTATTGATATATAGTTGGGTAAGAATAGTTTTTTTGCTTATTTTAACGATGTTGCTATTTTTTTTTATTCTGCTGTGATAAAGCTATAGTATGTAAATAATTATATCTATGTAATTGTTAATATATTGAGGGCGTACAGTGAGCACTATATCCTTTAGGATCAAACAGAAAGTATTGAGAGAACTGAATTGCGCAGCTGCTTTTTTGCTATTTGCAGGGGTTTGTCTCTGTCTATGTATGGTGACTCTTTCTGGGTGTGCTGAGCACTCTTCAGGATTTATATTTACACAACAAGATATAACTATTTCTGTATATGTGACTCCGAACGCTAATAACAGCAGTGCTGTAGCAGTAGATGTACTTATGCCTTTGACTGATGAAACTCAAACAGCTGTTGCTTCGTTGTCCGCGCGACAATGGTTTTCTGGAAAAGAGCAGTTTCAACGTGATTATACGTCCAATCAGGACTATTGGGTCCTGCACCATGAGTATGTGCCAGGCATTGTCGTCTCACCTATAGCTATCAATCTTAAAGATCAAACTAAATCTATTATCATCTTTGCCGACTACCAGACAGAGGGCGTGCACCGTTTTCATACAACACGTGGAGGCAATATGGTCCTTACGTTAGGTAGGTATGATTTTACCGTTGTTGTACCCAACACTAAAGAACCAGGAACCGGAAATGAGTAATTCTTATGTTATCCCTGACGCCGTCCTGTGGCATGAGGGTATGCTTCTCATGCCACAACATTTTCAGGCGGCAGATCAGCACCATGAAGCACAGTTACATTACAGGATGATGAACCTTAATCCATTCAGTTGGGGGGTAAATTTTCTTGAGATAAATCAAGGCCTTTTGCTTCAAGGCATTTTCCGTGTCCTCAATTTGAGTGCCGTTATGCCAGATGGACAGGTAATATGTTTTATGAATGACGAAGTCAGGCATGCGGAATTGGAAATATCTCTTGATATAACGGCTACTGCACAACCGGAAGGAGTGTGTATTTGGATCACAATACCAAAACATGCTGATGGGACATTGGCTGATGACAAAACGGCACGATATAAAAGTCGTGAAACGATAGTCCGAGATCAGACCACCGGTGAAGAAATTCAGGTTCCTGGTTTAGTACCTAATATTGCATTGTGGGCAGGAGATACTCCTCCTTCTCGATTTAGTGCCTTGCCGTTGGCCCGTGTTCAGGCAAAGGGCGTACAGTTTTTTCTGACTAAATTTGTTCCTCCGCTCATGGCTGTTTGTAACGACACAAAGCTGTATTTGCTGTGTAATATGTTGACGGAAAAAATAAGAAGTAAAGCAGCTACATTGGTAGATAGAGCTGCATCATTAAGTGCAAACGAATCTTCTTTATTGCTGGAAACTCGTTTTCATATGTTAAGTCTTCTTACAGGGCTTTCAGCATTTGAAGCGTTGCTTCATTCCGGCGCTGCACACCCGCTGACATTGTTTACAGCAATGCACAGCCTTGCAGGGGGGGCAGCTAGTATAGGCGGAACATTTCTGCCTCCACGTGTGGACTACGAACATACAGATCCAATGCGGTGTTTTAAAAAATTAGCCGCATTCATTTGTCGTATGATCGAAACAGGTATTCCAGAAACATATAAAACTCACGTTTTTAAACAAGAAAAATCTGTATTTACACTTGAACTAAAGAACATCCCATACGTGGAGGGAGATTATGTAATAGGTGTGTTTTTTGGTCCAAGTGATGATCCTCAGAAAATAAAGAAATGGATGGATCGGGCGGTTATAGGCAAGGATGAAACTCTGAAGAAACTTATGAAGCAGCGTACCATAGGTGCCCATCGTAATATTCTTGATCGTATCCCCGGTATGGTAACACCTGTTAAGGCTATTCTTTATAAAGTTCATATTGATGAAACAACGACTCCTCCCAATGAACTTTTCATTGCCGGTGTAGCTGAAGGGCAAGACATGTTGCGTCCTTCCTCTATAAGCCTATTTACTTTTAATACAGGAAACAACTACACACCCTCAGCTAATGATCTTGCCGAAAATTCAAATCTTGTTCCAGAATCAAATATGCCGGAAGGAGTGAAGTGATGATAACGGCACGATCTATTTCAAGTACGGCTGGGAGTGAACGTTTGGAGAATTCGGTTATACGACAGTTCAGGGAGTTCAATGAACTGCTTTTCAAAGTCCTAAATGTTGCACTGTCAAAGCAATCTGATCATAAGTCGCCGGAGCAGCTTCAGGATGAGCTCATACAACTATTGCAAAGTCAGATAAAAATGCTCCCTCCAAACAGTTCTACGGAGGGCCAGCTTGTGATGGTCGGCTTAGCTGACGATCTATTTTTGTCTAATGAATGGTATGGCCAAGCATGGTGGAATTCCAATCCACTTGAATATAGACTTTTCGGAACCAGATCTGCTGGTGACAGGCTATATGTAATCGCCGACCGTATAATTTTCGAACGTTCACAGGACAATGTAGCATTAGCGGCAATACTTCTTGATGCCTTTGCCCTAGGTTTTACAGGAAAATATGGAGATTCTGTAAACAGCATACCTACAATATACCGTACTGGTCTGAGGGAGTTGATTGTTCTTGGGCGTACTCAGGAAGAGCTTTCACAAACAACTTTTTGTCCAGATGCTTATGGGCGTAATTTTACTCCAGCTGTAGCTCGAAGTCTTCCATCTATTAGATACTGGGTGATTGGAGCTGGCTTAGTGTGCGCGGGGTTGCTTGTTCTTTCTCATTTGGTTTGGTTTTCAGCTATTGACCAGCTTAGGGATGTTCTTAATCAGTTACCTGTGTAGAGGCTTTAATGTCATTAGCCTTAATAGATATGATTCGCCCACATTTGTCCTTGCTCCTTTTTGGGGCGGGCATAAGTACTTTGCTGTTTGCTGCTGTAACAATGTTTGTTCTGTGGCGCATTCATAAATCAGCAGAGAAGTCTACTCAAGTTGAGTCTGAAGGCGATGAGGAGCAGAGCGAACATTTAGATCCTACAAAGAAAGAGATACGTTTTAGCCTGCAAAAACAAATGAATGAAACCGCCAGATCAATCGGTTTATGGCGTTTACGTGATGTTCCGTGGTGTCTAGTGATCGGAGATGCTGAGGACGGTGGTGAGACTCTTTTGGCCAATGCAGGAGCGCAAAAGTCCAACGGCAGTATGTTTAACTGGTTTCAGTTTAAGCAGGGCGTAGCTCTTGTTCCGCTTGGTTCACTGGGTGATATTGGGAATGTTCACGCCAAATATGCTTTTACCTCCCTGTTGAAAGTCATGTTGCGTTATAAGCCTCGCAGGCCTCTTGACGGACTTATCATTGTGCTTCCAGTGCAAAACCTTGCCTCTATTGATAAAGCTGAGGCTTTAGGAGAGGCCGTAAATTCTCAGCTGGCCCATTTGCAGGATACGTTGGGAATACGTCCACCAATTTATTTATTGGTCACTTCTTGCGAATGCATTAAAGGATTCTCTGAAGTTTGTAATGTCCTTTCTTCTGATCAGTTGCGTCAAATGTTCGGTTGGGCGAGTCCGTATGTTCCAGATGCTACATGGTCTTCTGAGTGGATGAACGAAGCTGAACGAAGCGTATTGGGGGCATTGGAAGATCTTCGCAGCGAGATATTTTCTCGACCGATAGAGCCTAAAACCGCTGAGCATATTTTTGCATTTCAATCCCGTCTTAAAAGTTTTTTTAATCCATTGCAGCATCTTACGAGCGAAATTTTTCGTCATAGCGTTTATCATGAACCGTTTCAATTTCGGGGCATTTGGTTTTGCGGTTCTCCAGTTGGTAGGCATAACCAAGGTGCAGTCTTTATTCGAGAACTTCTTTCACAAAAAGTATTTATGGAACATTCCTGCGCTGTCCCAATTCGCCGAATAATGACTAGGCGAACAGGTATAATCCGTGCTGCTCAGTTCCTAGTTGTTTCTATCCTATGTACTTGGGCCGTTTTTATCTGGGGTGGAAGCAATGCCCTGCAAAGAGATGTTCCTACGGTGCTGCCCGTGGTCAGAACGTATATTACTATGAACAATGCAGCTGGCATGACGTGGTGGACTGAAGGGTTGCAAATTCCGCAAAATCGTCTTGAAAAAATGGCAACTAGCGTTCCTCGTATCCAAAAGGTCTTTCAGAATAACGCACGCACTCTTCTAATGACGATGGAAGGGGCAAAAGATGGTTGGCTTACGTCTATCGTTTTTCCAACAAGCTACTTGTATAGGATTGAGTCACGCATCGACAAATTGTACAGCCTGATATTCAACGAAATAATCCTCAAAGGAATTACTCTCGGTCTGCTATATAAAGGGGATGAAATCTACAATGATCCACCTACAATTACAATTTCAAAAGGATCAGATGATTCTTTGATGGATCTACCTGCATATAAAGAGTTGAATCGGTACATCAATGATTCCGCTCTCTTTAAGACTCGTTGCGAGCAATTTAACAATCTAAAAAATATTCACAATGTCGACGACCTGAAGGATATAATAAATTACGTTTTTGATCTCGATTTAGAGAATGTGTTCAATGAAAACAGAAAGAGGTTGGAAGGTATTATGGCGGAAAGTATCTACCAACGCATCGACCTGAGCAAATACGCTGCCCGCGCTGTAACAGCATTTAATAGCAGAATGTCGCTTCTTTATGATCAAATGTTTGACGATAATCCATTGCTGCGTGCCACAGATGAACTCGTCGCCGCACTAGGCTCACTCACGAAAAATGGAGGTTCGTATCGCCCAGGTAGTGAAGAGGTTAGAGTTGAGGATGACATTGCCGCAGTGCGTGAGCTTTTGAATAATCCAGAACAAAGTTGGCCGACAAAAGTTGCTTTGCCACCAAATTGGCCTATTGAGGATCTTTTCACAAAGGCCGCCTCAGAAACTCTGTTACGTGCAGCTACTGTTAATATCTGGCGTAAGAAAGGTGAGACTAGACGCCGGGGGCTCTACGTCGATTTGGCAAAAAAAAGTTCACCGTTTACTGGCTCATTTTTTATCACCGAAGCTTCTGGTCTTACTCTGAGACCAATGGTTTGTCTGCTACAGCAATCAATCTCTGATTTACGAAAACAAGTATTCATGCGTAAGGCTGAGGATTTTCCACTTTCTTCAGATATACCTCCGGCTACACGTCTTGTCTGGAAAATATCTATGCTTCAACAAGCAGTAGGGCTTGCAGCGCCTTTTGATGTCTATTTCAATAACGAAATGAAAGAATTCCCCAGCACGTTTCGTAGTACAGTACAAAAGCAGGGAGGGCAACGCTTATCCGAGAATATAGCGGCTCTTATTGGTCAGGCACAGCAGTTCGTACCTGTTCATAGTTTAACTTATTCCGGCCGTTTCAGGCCAGAAGGTTATGGGGCAATTAATTTCAGTCAGGCCGCACCTCTTTTATTGCGAATTCTCGATATATATAATCAATTGGGACAACAATACGAGCGTTCCGAACTGTCCGCTGTTGTTGACAAGCAGGCTATGGATCTTCTGCGCAGAAGTGATGAAGCACTTAAAAAAGAAAATTTATATACCCCTAATTATCAATCACTTGATAGGTGGGACGGAAATACTCCTGCTTCGGTGGCTATTTTTGGGCTGCAAAGTAAAAAAGAACTTGTTTCGTATCTTGCTTCTCAACGTGATAGAATTCGTCTTATTTCTACAACCTGGGCAGAACCGGCTCTGGCCTATTTGTATATGCGGGATGATTTTACTCAGGATGACTTCTCTATCATTACTCGGTGGGAAGATATAATCGATGACCTTGATCAATATGATTCGCATATCCTCGGCAATTCGTTGACTCAGCTTGAGCAATACGTGCTGTATGGTCTTGGCAATCAGACCTCAGTTCCCCCTGTCGCAGGAGATGACTGGTTTAACCAAAAAACTGTTGCATTATATGAAGCCGTACACAAGCGGATTGACTGGTTGTATTTACAGAGATTTTCACAGGCTTGGAATCAGGCCGCAGATTATTTTACCCAAAAACTGGCCAGTCATTTTCCTTTTTCGTCCCCGTTAAATATTCAGGAAAGTGCGTCTCCAGACGATATCCTGACTTTTCTGTCAATGTTGCCTCAGCCTCCTGATGCAGAATTGCCGATTAATATTCAGCGTTTTTTGAAAAGCATAGAAGATATCCGCACATTTATGGGTGATTCGAAACAAGGTGAGAGTCTTGGCCCGTTAAGTTTTGATGTCGAGCTCGCATTTCATGATCCACAATACGGGGAGCTCAATACAGATCAACTTATCGATCAAAAATTGCAACTTGGCAGGACACTCTTATCGTGGCGCAATGGTGAACGGACAGGACTGTGGAGTTACGGTTCACCTGTTATGTTTACTCTTCAGTGGGCTAAAGACGGCCTGCGTATCCCCATAAAGATAGAAGATGATTCCGGTACATCTGACTTACAAACAACTGTTGTTTATAATTATGATTCTCCATGGGCTCTATTAGCTTTTATGCAGGCCAATCGATTTAAGGATGAGTTTCTTGTCGATGGAACTACTCCTAAATCTGGAACTATGATGTTTGAAGTTCCCACAAAGCGTAAGGGAGCAAAGGATGTGGGCAGTAGTTCGGTTAGAATGCCTGTTGAAGAAAGTTCCACAGGGGTGGTGAGGTCATTCTTGAGAATAACGTTACGTAAAGTAGGTAAGGCCGGAAGTCCTCCAGGAAATCAGATCACTCTTCCTGATGAGTTCCCGCAAGAAATGCCAAAATTTGATCCATATTCTGTTTGGTTGAACTCAAAGAAATTTTAGGAACAGAGGCAGGTATTCATATGGAACACAATACATTCACTTCGTCCACCGGGACGGACCCCGTAATTGATTTATCGTCGCTTCTCGCACCATTGTCGGAGGCTTTTCCGTGCGGCGAATACCTAATTTATTCTGAAACTTATGATGCCATTAAGGACGCGCGAAGAGAAGAAGACGCAAATTTACCCCGTGGAGTATGGGCCCGCGAACTTAAGCGGGCTGACTGGCCAAAAGTTTTAAGATTATGCGAGGAAGCCCTCGTGACTTCAAGTAAGGATCTGCAGATTGCTGCATGGCTTACGGAAGCTTCGTTGTGCATTCATGGTCCAAGAGGGCTATGCGAAGGTTTGAGCCTGATGCAGGAACTTACCAAAACCTTTTGGGATACAGTTCATCCTTTGCCTGATGGTGATATGGATAAACGAACTGCTCCGTTTTTTTGGATGAATGCAGCCTTGGCAGAGCGAATCAAGTTCATAGCCATTACTGAGCCGGATATACACCATGGGCGCATCTATAGCTATGCGGACTGGGCGGAAGCCGAATATTTAGAACATATCGGGGCGCGTGATAAAGCAATTCTTAAGCAAGCAGAACGGGATGGCAAGCCAACCAGAGAAGTAATCAATCAAGCCGCGGATTCAACCTCTGCTCCGTTCTATGGTATTTTAATCAACGATCTTTCTGAATGTTTGGCGAAACTAAATGCTCTTGAGGACCTATTGGATACATTGTGCGGTAAGGATTCTCCAGGGTTTGGACTTTTGCGAGAAATGCTCCAGTCCGTGCTTGTCCGTGCCGAAACATGGAATAAGGAAGAAAATTGCACAGTGACAACAGATGAAACTGTGGAAGCAGTTGACGCTCAAGAAGGGGGCACAGCATCAGGTCCTGTAATCTCCAGCCGTCAGGAAGCCTACCGCCTTTTGACTCGGGCTGCTGATTACCTCCTTGCTACGGAGCCGCACAGTCCGACTCCGTATTTGGTCAAGCGGGCCGTATCGTGGGGGCAGATGCCGTTGGCTGATTTGCTTGGAGAGCTAGTCGGCGAAGATCGCTCTCTGAATAGCATACTATCTCTGCTAGGTATCCCCGAGGGGGATACTCTGTCATAGGCAAGTCCGGGGGCATGTAGGTGCCCAGAAGAACAATCTTTAAAAGGAGAACTAAACATGTCCGAAAGCACTCAACAAAAATTGGGACGGGTTCGACCTCCTAGAGTCCAGATCACCTACGATGTGGAAATCGGCGGCGCCATTGTCATGAAACAATTACCATTTGTTGTCGGCGTGATGGCGGACCTTTCTGGTAAACCGGAAGAGCCATTGCCTCCGCTCAAGGAACGCAAGTTTGTCTTTGTTGATCGCGACAACGTGGATCAGGTCTTGGCGTCGGCAGCTCCTCGACTTGCCTATCAAGTTCTTAACAAGTTGGGTGACGATCCTGAGAAGCTTAACCTGGAGCTTAAGTTCAAAGAGGTGGATGATTTTCTACCAATCAATGTGGTTAAGCAGGTGCCAGTTCTCAAGTCATTATTCGACTCTAGGCAGCGGCTGGTAGACTTGCTTGGAAAACTTGATGGTAATGATCAACTGGATCAACTGATGCAAGAATTTATTCGGGATGAAAAAGTGCTAAAATCTTTGGAAGATTTGGCTACAGCTGGGGCGGAAGAGCAGGAAGACAAGGGGACGAAAGAGACTAAAGGCGCTAAAGAAGCAGTAGAACCAGCCGCACCAGAGCCTGATCAGAAGAAAGGAGCGGAAAAAGCAGATAAGACCCCGCCTGAAGAGGCATAACAATCCGGGCCAAAAAGGAGTTCACAATGAGTCCTGAAAGTAAGAATCTACTTGATAGATGTTTGTACGACGGAAAAATGGCCAAAGATGAATCGCAGGTTCCCTACGCCAAGGCCATGCTTGCAGAATTAGCAAGTCAATTGCTCGCAAAGGAGATGGAGCCATTGGAAGACACGGCAGCTATGCTGGTTGATCGCATTGCACGTATTGATGAGCTGATTTCTGCGCAACTTAACGAGGTTTTGCACTCTCCTGATTTCAAACAACTTGAAGGCACGTGGCGTGGTCTGAATTATCTGGTCAAGAATTCTGAGACCGGTGAAATGCTAAAACTGCGAGTTCTTAATGTTTCGCGCAAGGAATTGCAGGCGGACCTTGAAAAAGCGGTTGAGTTTGACCAAAGCAATCTTTTTAAAAAAGTTTATGAAGAAGAGTACGGAACATTTGGCGGTATGCCGTATAGCTGCCTCCTATATGATTTTGAATTCGGCAGACACCCTCAGGATATGGCGCTGATCGAAAAACTCTCTAATGTTGCAGCCGCGGCTCACACTCCGCTTTTGACAGGGGCCGCCCCCAAATTGTTCGATATGGATAGTTTTATCGAACTTGCAAATCCTCGTGATCTGACCAAATTGTTTGAAAGTTCCGAACTGATTAAATGGCGTTCCTTCCGGGCGAGCGAGGATTCTCGTTATGTCTCACTTGCTATGCCTCATGTTTTGTTACGATTACCGTATGGCCCGGACACTCTGCCGGTTGAAGAGTTTAATTATGTGGAGGATGTGGACGGTCACGAACACGAGAAATACCTTTGGGGTAATGCTTCGTGGGCTATGGCGCAACGCATCACTTCAGCCTTTGCAAAGCACGGCTGGACAGCAGCCATACGTGGTGTGGAAGGTGGAGGACTTGTTGAAGGGCTGCCTACCCATACTTTCAAAACTGATGATGGTGATATCGCTGTTAA
This sequence is a window from Desulfovibrio sp. UCD-KL4C. Protein-coding genes within it:
- the tssC gene encoding type VI secretion system contractile sheath large subunit, with product MSPESKNLLDRCLYDGKMAKDESQVPYAKAMLAELASQLLAKEMEPLEDTAAMLVDRIARIDELISAQLNEVLHSPDFKQLEGTWRGLNYLVKNSETGEMLKLRVLNVSRKELQADLEKAVEFDQSNLFKKVYEEEYGTFGGMPYSCLLYDFEFGRHPQDMALIEKLSNVAAAAHTPLLTGAAPKLFDMDSFIELANPRDLTKLFESSELIKWRSFRASEDSRYVSLAMPHVLLRLPYGPDTLPVEEFNYVEDVDGHEHEKYLWGNASWAMAQRITSAFAKHGWTAAIRGVEGGGLVEGLPTHTFKTDDGDIAVKCPTEIAITDRREKELSDLGFLPLIYCKGTDYAAFFGGQTTNKPKIYNTDEANSNARLSAVLPYLLNAARFAHYIKSIMRDKIGSFMTAKNVSDYLNTWISNYVLLSDDAGQEIKARYPLREARVDVTDVPGKPGVYKATIFLRPHFQLEELTASIRLVAELPQPAA
- the tssA gene encoding type VI secretion system protein TssA, whose amino-acid sequence is MEHNTFTSSTGTDPVIDLSSLLAPLSEAFPCGEYLIYSETYDAIKDARREEDANLPRGVWARELKRADWPKVLRLCEEALVTSSKDLQIAAWLTEASLCIHGPRGLCEGLSLMQELTKTFWDTVHPLPDGDMDKRTAPFFWMNAALAERIKFIAITEPDIHHGRIYSYADWAEAEYLEHIGARDKAILKQAERDGKPTREVINQAADSTSAPFYGILINDLSECLAKLNALEDLLDTLCGKDSPGFGLLREMLQSVLVRAETWNKEENCTVTTDETVEAVDAQEGGTASGPVISSRQEAYRLLTRAADYLLATEPHSPTPYLVKRAVSWGQMPLADLLGELVGEDRSLNSILSLLGIPEGDTLS
- the tssB gene encoding type VI secretion system contractile sheath small subunit yields the protein MSESTQQKLGRVRPPRVQITYDVEIGGAIVMKQLPFVVGVMADLSGKPEEPLPPLKERKFVFVDRDNVDQVLASAAPRLAYQVLNKLGDDPEKLNLELKFKEVDDFLPINVVKQVPVLKSLFDSRQRLVDLLGKLDGNDQLDQLMQEFIRDEKVLKSLEDLATAGAEEQEDKGTKETKGAKEAVEPAAPEPDQKKGAEKADKTPPEEA